One Curtobacterium sp. MCLR17_032 genomic window carries:
- a CDS encoding glycosyl hydrolase family 65 protein — translation MRSITSDPLDRVRYPIDEWALVETEYAPDEQGVAETNFAVGNGYLGLRGNLDEGRGGVQYGTYVNGFHETWPIRHAEDAFGFAKTGQTIINAPDAKVIRLYVDDEPLVLAEADILWHTRRLDFRGGYLYRETEWSTPSGKRVLIRSRRLVSFTDRHLAVIDYEVTVLDADASLLLSSQILNRQDVQDEYHAGMRAAANAFDPRKAEAFTERVLEPKLKRSTGGRSLLGYQAASSGMTICVGVEHHLETDNSWDESSSIEDDLAKHVYRVQAKAGVPIRLVKNIVYHTSRGVPVRELADRCDRTLDRAHAESVDEVFAAQRAWMDDYWARSDVEVAGKPDVQQAVRWNLFMLAQATARTDGHGIAAKGVTGSGYGGHYFWDMEIYVLPFLSYTAPIAARNALRFRYNMLDAARSRARELNQRGALFPWRTINGEESSAYYAAGTAQYHIDADIAHALMQYVRASGDRDFLKRGAIDILVETARLWADLGFWRSNGDKKFHIDGVTGPDEYTTVVDDNLYTNVMARANLWFAVNACHELAADDPEEYGRMVRRTGLDPAEVVEWEHAAESMEIPCDPHRGIHPQDAQFLDKELWDLENTPDSKRPLLLHYHPLVIYRFQVLKQADVVLALFLQGHEFTAAEKRRDFDYYDALTTGDSTLSAVVQSIMAAEVGYHDLAAQYFQTALYVDLADLHGNTADGVHIASTGGIWGALVNGVGGMRDHGGRMSFNPRLPKDWDRLTYRLTVHGSRIRVDLEQDTLTFTIEHGEGFTVWVHNQQWDLSADQPTVVPLPHQGPRMSGYAPTTSDIQGTLRADGSVITASIPTIFIEHEYEVNQTSA, via the coding sequence ATGCGCTCGATTACCTCGGACCCGCTCGACCGCGTCCGCTACCCGATCGACGAGTGGGCGCTCGTCGAGACCGAGTACGCCCCCGACGAGCAGGGCGTCGCGGAGACGAACTTCGCCGTCGGCAACGGGTACCTGGGCCTCCGCGGCAACCTCGACGAGGGCCGTGGCGGCGTCCAGTACGGCACGTACGTCAACGGCTTCCACGAGACGTGGCCGATCCGGCACGCCGAGGACGCGTTCGGGTTCGCCAAGACCGGGCAGACCATCATCAACGCGCCCGACGCGAAGGTCATCCGCCTGTACGTCGACGACGAGCCGCTCGTCCTGGCCGAGGCCGACATCCTGTGGCACACCCGGCGCCTCGACTTCCGCGGCGGGTACCTGTACCGCGAGACGGAGTGGTCGACGCCGTCCGGCAAGCGGGTGCTGATCCGCTCCCGCCGGCTGGTGTCCTTCACCGACCGGCACCTGGCGGTCATCGACTACGAGGTGACCGTGCTCGACGCGGACGCCTCGCTCCTGCTGTCGAGCCAGATCCTGAACCGCCAGGACGTCCAGGACGAGTACCACGCGGGCATGCGCGCCGCCGCGAACGCCTTCGACCCGCGCAAGGCCGAGGCGTTCACGGAGCGGGTGCTCGAGCCGAAGCTGAAGCGCAGCACCGGCGGCCGTTCCCTGCTGGGCTACCAGGCGGCGAGCTCGGGCATGACCATCTGCGTCGGCGTGGAGCACCACCTCGAGACCGACAACTCGTGGGACGAGTCGTCCTCGATCGAGGACGACCTCGCCAAGCACGTCTACCGCGTGCAGGCGAAGGCCGGTGTGCCGATCCGGCTCGTGAAGAACATCGTCTACCACACCTCGCGCGGCGTCCCCGTGCGGGAGCTCGCGGACCGCTGCGACCGCACGCTGGACCGCGCGCACGCCGAGTCCGTCGACGAGGTCTTCGCCGCGCAGCGCGCGTGGATGGACGACTACTGGGCGCGCAGCGACGTCGAGGTGGCCGGCAAGCCGGACGTGCAGCAGGCGGTGCGCTGGAACCTGTTCATGCTCGCGCAGGCGACGGCCCGGACCGACGGGCACGGCATCGCGGCGAAGGGCGTCACCGGGTCCGGGTACGGCGGGCACTACTTCTGGGACATGGAGATCTACGTCCTGCCGTTCCTGTCCTACACGGCACCGATCGCCGCCCGGAACGCGCTGCGCTTCCGGTACAACATGCTCGACGCCGCCCGCTCCCGGGCCCGCGAACTGAACCAGCGCGGGGCTCTGTTCCCGTGGCGGACGATCAACGGCGAAGAGTCCTCGGCGTACTACGCCGCCGGTACCGCGCAGTACCACATCGACGCGGACATCGCCCACGCGCTCATGCAGTACGTGCGCGCTTCGGGGGACCGCGACTTCCTCAAGCGCGGAGCGATCGACATCCTGGTCGAGACCGCCCGGCTGTGGGCGGACCTGGGCTTCTGGCGCTCGAACGGCGACAAGAAGTTCCACATCGACGGTGTCACCGGGCCGGACGAGTACACGACGGTCGTCGACGACAACCTCTACACGAACGTCATGGCCCGGGCGAACCTGTGGTTCGCCGTCAACGCCTGCCACGAGCTCGCCGCCGACGACCCGGAGGAGTACGGCCGCATGGTCCGGCGCACCGGACTCGACCCGGCCGAGGTCGTCGAGTGGGAGCACGCCGCCGAGTCGATGGAGATCCCGTGCGACCCGCACCGCGGCATCCACCCCCAGGACGCCCAGTTCCTCGACAAGGAGCTCTGGGACCTCGAGAACACGCCCGACTCCAAGCGCCCCCTGCTGCTGCACTACCACCCGCTGGTGATCTACCGGTTCCAGGTGCTCAAGCAGGCGGACGTCGTGCTCGCGCTGTTCCTGCAGGGTCACGAGTTCACGGCAGCCGAGAAGCGCCGCGACTTCGACTACTACGACGCCCTGACGACCGGCGACTCGACCCTGTCCGCGGTCGTCCAGTCGATCATGGCGGCCGAGGTCGGGTACCACGACCTGGCGGCGCAGTACTTCCAGACGGCGCTGTACGTCGACCTCGCCGACCTGCACGGCAACACCGCGGACGGCGTGCACATCGCCTCGACGGGTGGCATCTGGGGTGCGCTCGTCAACGGCGTCGGCGGCATGCGCGACCACGGCGGACGGATGTCGTTCAACCCGCGGCTGCCGAAGGACTGGGACCGCCTGACCTACCGCCTGACGGTGCACGGGTCGCGGATCCGGGTCGACCTCGAGCAGGACACGCTGACGTTCACGATCGAGCACGGTGAGGGCTTCACCGTGTGGGTCCACAACCAGCAGTGGGACCTCTCCGCCGACCAGCCGACAGTGGTGCCGCTGCCGCACCAGGGGCCGCGGATGAGCGGGTACGCGCCGACGACCAGCGACATCCAGGGCACGCTGCGGGCGGACGGCTCGGTGATCACCGCGTCGATCCCCACCATCTTCATCGAGCATGAGTACGAGGTAAATCAGACGAGCGCGTAG